The nucleotide sequence ACATTTATTCGCACTTTCTTGATCTAAAAAACAAACTTCTTTGTTGTTGTCGATGAATTGTGAAATTAAATTGTAAATTTTTAGTTTTTTGTCCACATTGATAACAAATAAAATGTCCGAAAGTTGTGCGATTAAGCAGTTTCGAATTAAAAAATTGATTTTATAGCAATGTGTATTTGGTTTAAATGAACTCATCAATAATGAATTTTTTTGTTCGTTTGCTTTATTTTTAAAACCATTTGCTAAAACGGTAATCAATTTATGTTTTTCTAATATTTTTTCATTTGCAAATTTTTCAAATTTAGCAAAGTCAGACATTAAAAAGATGCAATTTGGATACCAATTTAAAATTTGCTCAAGTACTTGTTGCGAATGTTCATTTCAATTTGCTGCAACAATTGTAATGACTTTATTTTTGTGCTTCAACAAGTTTAAATCACCACTAAAATATAATTCTTTGAATGTCAAATTTTTGTTTGCCAACAAATAATATTGTTCGAACTCATTTGAGTTAATTTTTAAAATATTTGAATTTAAGTTATTTTTGATTTTTAATTCTGTACTCATTTTCTCTCCTATTATTAATATGCAACTTTTTACAATTTTTGAATATGAAAATATGTTTTCACAAATATGGAAAGTTTATGTGTTTTAAATAAAAAAGGAATAAAATTAAGTTGATAGAAAATTTTAATATTAAGGAGAAATATAAATGAAAAAAATGAAAGCATTCGTTGTTCGCTCACCAAAAAACTGAAGCGTAGAAGAAGTTGCAATTCCAGAACCAAAGGAAAAAGAAGTTCTTATTAGAATGGAAACAAGCGGAATTTGCCACACCGACTTACATGCAGCTAATTTTGACTGATTAGTTGAACCTAAATATCCATTAATTCCTGGACACGAAGGAATCGGTATTGTTGAAAAATTAGGACCTGGATGTACACACCTTAAAGTTGGAGACAGAGTTTGTTTGGCTTGATTACACGACGCTTGTGGACACTGTGAATACTGTTTAACAGGTAAGGAAACTCTTTGTGCAAACCAAAATATGTCTGCATATACAAAAGATGGATCATTCGCTGAATACGCAATTGGACACGAAGACTATGTTGGAATCGTACCTAAAGAATTAGACGTTATTACTGGTGCACCTGTTGTATGTGCTGGGGTTACAACTTATAAAGCAATTAAACAAGCAAAATTAAAACCAGGTGAATATGTTGCTGTTATTGGTGTTGGTGGACTTGGTCAATTAGCAATTCAATACGCAAAATCAATGGGATATAGACCAATTGGTATTGACTTAACAAACGAAAAAGTTGAATTAGCTAAAAAATCAGGTGCTGAATTTGCTTTTAACTCAAAAGAAGTTAATGCAGTTGAAGAAGTTATTAAAGCAACAAAAGGTGGAGTACACGCAGTTGTAAATACATCAGTTTCTACAAAAGCAGCTTACGATGGTATGAACATGTTAAGACGTGGTGGACGTCAAGTACTTGTTGGATTACCAGCTAAAGACTCATTAGGAAGAGATGAATTCCCAGTTTCAGTATTCTGAACAGTATTATTTGAACGTGAACTAGCAGGATCAATTGTTGGTACAAGAAAAGATTTAGCTGAAGCTCTTGACTATGCAGCTCGTGGAGAAGTTAAATCTGAAGTAACAAAAGTGGTGAAACTAGAAGAAGTTGCTGACATTTTTGAAAAACTTGAAAAAGGTGAATTTTTAGGAAGAGCTGTTATCGACTTTCGTAAATAATTAAAAGTTTTTTAAAACATAAGGTTTAAGACCTTGTGTTTTTTTATGCAAAAAGCAATTTTGAGCTCTAAAATTAACACTTTATTTTTAAGCAGCAAAAATTTTTCCAGCAATAAAAGTAACCATTGTACTTTTAGGATGAATTTTAAGAGTAAAAAATTATTTTTTATCATTTTTTCTCAGCAAAAAATTAACTTTTACTTTTGTAAGTATTTCCATTTTTGTCATTTAGAACAAAAACACTCAAATTACATTTTTGTATAAAAAGTTTATAATTTCAAAGAAATTGTTAAATATAATATTTCATCTTAGGAGAACACGAATGAGAATAGCATTTTTTGATGCAAAAGAATATGATAAAAAATATTTTGACGCCGTAAATAACGGAAGACATGAAATTGTTTATTTCAAAGAAAATTTAGGTATTGATACTGTAAAATTAGCTCAAGGATTTGACGCAGTTTGTGGTTTTGTTAATACCTATGGTGATAAATTTATTTTAGAATTATTAGCTAAATCAGGTGTTAAATTTTGATTGCAAAGATCGATGGGATACAACAAAGTTGACTTAGCTAAAGCTGCTGAAGTAGGAATCGAAGTTTTTAGAATTCCTAACTATTCAGCTGAATCAGTTGCAGAATTCGCAATGTCAGCTATGATGTCATTAAATCGTAAATTAATCGTTGCTTCACACCGTGTAAAAAACTATAATTTCTCACTTAATGGATTAGACGGACTTTGTGTTCATGGTTCAACCATTGGTGTTATTGGTGGTGGAAAAATCGGTCAAGCTTTCATCAGAATCGCCAAAGGGATGGGAGCAAAAGTTTTAGTATTTGATACATTCAACGAAACAAACTTCCCTTACTTAGCTGACCAATTAGGTTTTGAATATGCACCACTTACAAAATTATTAAAAGAAAGTGATTTTATTTCACTTCATGCACCTTTATTACCATCAACTCGTTACGTTATCGATGAAGACGCGATTGCAATTATGAAAAAAGGAGCAGTTTTAGTTAATACTGCTCGTGGTGAATTAATGGACATTAAAGCTGTTATTAAAGGTCTTAAAGAAGGAATTATTTCAGGATTAGCTTCTGACGTGCTTGAACGTGAAGAGGGACGTTTCTACGAAGATATCTCAGATAAAGCTGAAGAATACAAAAAAATCGATCCTGAATGAAGAGAATTACTTGAAATGGATAATGTTTTAATTACTTCTCACCAAGCTTTCTTAACAAACGTTGCTTTAACACAAATTGCTAAAATTACTTTAGATAATGCTGATATGGCTGAAAAAGGCGACTTCTCAAAAGCACTTAAATTATTAGAAAACGGACGTGTACAGAACGGATAGTAGAACGGAAAATATGGAAACTCAGAAAAAAAGTTTATCAAACAGGTTTAAAGATTCTTTTTATTTGTTTAAATTTGGAGCGAAAAATAGACCATTCGCTCAAGAACCTAAAAATGTAAAAACTTGATTAATTCATGCTCTTAGTGAATTTATCGGAACTATTTTTATTTCACTTGGATTAGCAGGTTTAAGTACTTATATTAATGGTGAAGCTGTTATTGAAGAGTACTTAGGTCACTTAATTATTGTTGGATTTTTTGCTGGATTTGTAATTGTTGGATTATGTTTATTTATTTTCTTAAGATGAAGCTGTGATTTAAACCCTGCTGTTACTCTAACAAGATGATTAAACGGAACTAATACAACACGTTACGCTTTAATGAAATTTGTAATGCAATTTTTAGGAGCTTTAGTAGCTGCAGCTATTATTTATGCTGCTGGTACATCAGCAGCAAAACACGGTTTACACAATGAACCAATCCAAGCTTTAAAAGCTGCAAGCAAGGATTTATTAGGTGAACAAAACAATGCTTCATTAATTGATGGTTCATTATGAATCTTCTTTATTGAGTTAGTTATGACTGCAATTCTTTTATTCCCTATCTTCTCACCAAATATTCGTGATGAATATCGTGATTTATTAATTATGTTCATTATTTCATTGGACGTATGAATGGGAATTTTAGGTGGTACTGCTGCAATTAACCCTGCACGTGGACTTGCACAACAATTACCATCATTGATTTTCCAACAAAAAGAATTAGCAACAAACAATTTAACTTTATCAGTGCAATACGGGACAATTGCAATGGTATTAGGAAGTTGATTATCACCATTCTTATACTTAGGTGTTGCCGGATTTACTAGAGAATTCGTTAACCCTTGAGTTGTTGGGATTATTAAATTCAAAAACACTAGATCTGAAAACATGACAACGCCAAATCAAAAGTAAATAAGTCGAAAAAGAAAATGTTGCAAATTAATCTTGCAACATTTTTTCTTTGTCTTTTAATCTAATTCAGCCACACCAGTGTAAAGTTTGTAGTAATTTTGTTTAAGTGCTAAAAGCTCTTTGTGTGTTCCTTTTTCGAGAATTTTACCATGCTCGAGAACCACAATTAAGTCTGAGTTTTTGATTGTGCTTAAACGGTGTGCAATCACGAAACTCCTGCGTTTCCCAGTTCCTAGTATAAAATTTAAAAATCAAGTCATAACAAAACTGTTTTTATGACAAAAATATGTTGAATTGAGTCAAAAAATTGCTTATTTGACATGTTTTTTATAAAGAAATAATAAAATTTTGGTATAAAAAGTTAAAAAAACATAGAAATTTATCAAATTTAACCAAGTTATTTATATTTTATACTATTTTTACTAGTAAATTTTAGTATTTTTATATATTTATTTTATAAATATATAGGTGTATAAAACAAGTAAAAATACCCTTAAGTGGGAAACGTAGGAAAAGTAAATAAGTCGAAAAAGAAAATGTTGCAAATTAATCTTGCAACATTTTTTCTTTGTCTTTTAATCTAATTCAGCCACACCAGTGTAAAGTTTGTAGTAATTTTGTTTAAGTGCTAAAAGCTCTTTGTGCGTTCCTTTTTCGAGAATTTTACCATGCTCGAGAACCACAATTAAGTCTGAGTTTTTGATTGTGCTTAAACGGTGTGCAATCACGAAACTAGTTCTTTGGTGCATTAAATTATCTAATGCTTGCTGAATTAATTTTTCTGTTTGAGTATCAATTGTACTTGTTGCTTCATCTAAAATCAACATCACTGGATTTAAAGCACTGGTGCGGGCAATTGATAACAATTGTTTTTGTCCCTGTGAAAGTCCCTCGGCTGAGTTTTCTAGAATTGTATTATAGCCATCGTGCAACATAGTGATAAAGTCATTTGCATTTGCCACTGTTGCTGCACTGACAATAACATTATCTTCACAATGATCAAGACCATACGAAATATTTTCGTTAACACTCTTACTAAAAAGTGAAGTATCTTGAAGTACTAATCCCATCGATTTTCTCAAGTCATCTTTGTTGATGTCTTTAATATCGATACCATCTAAATAAATGTGTCCCTCTGTGGTCTCGTAAAATCGACTTAATAGGTTAGCGATTGTAGTCTTACCTGCCCCAGTCGAACCAACTAAAGCCACTTTTTGTCCTGGTTTAACATCTAAGTTAAAGTTATCGATAATTTTCTTTTCTGGTGAGTAACTAAATGATACATTTTCAAATTTAACTGCCCCTAGTGCTGGTATGTAGTTAATTTGTTGTGTAACCTTGTCGCTCACTTTCCAGTAGAAGTCATAAAAGTTAGTATTTGAATTTGTAAATGATGAATCATTTTGAATTAATTGTTCTTTAGTTAATAATTTGACATTTCCATTTGATTCTTCTGGCGTTCTTTCAAGAACATCAACCACACGAGAAAATCCAGCAATTGCTAAACTAATTGAGTTTAATTGTTGTGAAACTTGTCCAATAGGTGCAATAAAACTTCTTGAGTATTGTAAGAAAGTAATTAATGTACCAATGCTAATGTTCATTCAAGTTGTCCCTCATTGGTTTTGATAGTAGAATAAAGTACCACCAATAACAGCCATGAGTGCAAAATTTACATTCCCCATGTTCATGAGCACGGGCATTATTATATTTACTCAAAATTTGGATTTATAATCATTTTCATAAAGTTTGTCATTTTTAACTTTAAGATTTTCGACTGATTTTTTTTCATAGTTAAAGACTTTAACAATCTTAATCCCCTCAATCATTTCAGTTAAATAACCATTAACTGTCCCCAGCGACGATTGACGTGCACTAAAGTATTTAATTGATTTTTTACCTAAGATTTGTGCTAAGAACATTAATATTACAACCATTAATAAAACTAAAATTGTTAAGAATCAACTATAGTAAATCATCATTACTAATGAAAATAAAATTGAGAATATAGCATTAAAGATTTGTGGAATACTTTGTGAAAGCATGTCCCTTAATGCATCGATATCATTAGTAAAAATACTTGTGATATTACCTTTAAGTTGCGTATCAAAGTAACCTAATGGTAATTTTTGAATGTATCCATAAAGTTGGTCACGCAATTTTTTGATAGTTCTGTGTGTAACTACCACTGCAATTTGGCTCGAAATCAATGAACAGGCAATTGATATTAAAAACATTGCACCAAGAATTAACATCGAATTTGTAAATCCTGTATTGTCGAAATTACCTGTAATAAAGTAAGGAACTAAATATTTTTCAAAAACAACATTTCCTAAAAATGATTGTGCGTAAATAAATATTCCAGATGATATGAAAATTGTTAAAAATACTAAGAAATAAGATACTTTGTTATATTTTCAAATGAATTTTAATAATTTTTTAAATGATCCAGATTTAATTGGTGGACGTTTTCTTTTTTTACTCATTATCGCCCTCCTGTGTTTGTGAAACATACAATCCATGATAGAATTTATTGTTTTTTAATAGTTCATTATGAGTACCAAAAGCTTCAATTTCACCATTATTCATAACAATAATTTTATCCGCATGCTCAATTGAATTGATTCTTTGAGCGATAATTAATTTAGTTGTATCTTTTAAATTTTTCTCAAACGCATTTTGAATTAATTTTTGAGTTCTATTATCCACTGCAGATGTTGAATCGTCTAAAATTAAGATTTTTGGTTTTTTAATCAAAGCACGAGCGATACATAAACGTTGTTTTTGTCCACCTGAGAAGTTATTTCCTTTTTCTTCAACAATTTGATTTAGTCCCTCGTCTTTTGAAAAGACAAAATCATAAGCAGCTGAGTTTTTAAGTGCAGTCTTAATTTCTTCATCGCTAGCACTTAAATTACCTCATTTCATGTTTTCTCTTAAAGTACCTTTAAATAAGGTATTTTTTTGTAAAACAATTGAAATTGCATCTCTTAAATTCATTAAGTCATATTCCTGAATTGGAGTACCTGCGATTTTTAATTCACCTTCGCTAATGTCGTATAAACGAGGTAATAATTGTACTAAAGTACTTTTTCCTGATCCTGTTTTTCCAATAATTCCAATTGTTTCACCAGAATTGATTTTTAAATTAATGTTTTTTAAGTTTTTTATATTCGTATCTGAATTATATTTAAACGATACATTGTTAAATTCAATTGAACCGTCTAAAATTTCTTTTTTACCATTTTGTGGTGAAGTAATTGATGGTTTTTCATTCAATACTTCTTTAATCCGGATTGAACTTTGATGAGCAATTGTTACCATCACAAATACCATAGAAGCTAACATCAGTGACATTACCACTTGTCACATGTATGAAATTAAAGCAATTAATTCACTTCATTCCATGTTGCGACTTACAACTGATTTAGTACCAACAAATAAAATTAAAAATGTTAGTCCATAAATAGTTAAGAATAATACTGGACTATTAAGTGCAACTAAACGCTCACTTTTTATTGAGATTTTTTTTAGCCTTGCAGTTAAGTTTTGAACCTCTTCTAATTCTTTTTCTTCTGTAACAAAGGCTTTAATTGTTTTTATTGCATAGATATTTTCTTTGATTTTATTGTTTAATCTATCATATGATTTAAGCATTTTACCAAAAAGCGGAAATGCAAAACCAATAATTAAGGATAACATAATTGTTAGTGCTAAAACAGCTCCTAAGAAAATGGTAGCCATTTTAGTATTAATTGTAAATGCCATTACAATCGCACCGACTAACATAATTGGTGCTCTTACTAAGGTACGAATAATTTGCATGTAAGCATTTTGTACGTTAGTAATATCATTGGTTAGTCTAATCATTAAACTACCAGTTGTATATTTATCTAAGTTTGAGAATGAAAATTTTTGAATGTTGGCAAACATATTCATTCTTAAATTACGTGCAATTCCAGCTGCACCTTTTGATGAGGCGATTCCACTTAAGACACCAAAAATAATTGATCCAATTGCTAAAGAAAATAAAATCGATCCTCATTTAAAGAGTTGAGCTAAAATGACTTTACCATTGCTTGTATCAAAAGAATCTTGAAGTAAATAAGCATTAACTTTTGGCATAAAAAGTTGAATTACAACTTCTAAAATAACAAAAAAAGCTGATAAAAATGATACAGTTCGATATCCTTTTGTTTGATCTCATCAACTGACACTTTTAATTTGATTGTAAATCACATCAACTTTTTTATCTCGTTTTGATCTCATCTTTCTCCTTTCGTTTTTTATAAATAAATTTTATATTTTTGATCAATTTAACTAGAAAATTCTTAATTTTTTGAATTTTGAATAAGTTATAATTTCCATCTTTTTTCTGTGCAAAAATAAATTTATACCTAATCCTTTTTTGAAATTTTCACTAATAACAAGGTATAATATTTTAAAAAATAATAATTAAATATAAAGAGAGGAATTTAAAATGACAAATAAGCAGAAAATGATAATTTGGATTTTGTCATCTTTAGTAGCTTTGTCATTGGCTATCTTTTTTACGGTTTTTACTTTTTATAGTCAAAATTTAATCGTTTTTCGAATTCTGGCTTTCTTGACAATTTTGGCCTTTCTTTCAATTTTTATCGTAGTAGTTTATTTTGCAATTAATAATTTTGCAAAATCACGTGACTTGGTTAAAAAATCATTTAACAACTATATTGAAGACATTATTACAAATAATAATTTCGGAATAATTATTTTCGATTCAAGTGAAAAAATTTTATGAATGAGTAATTTTATCCGTGCTCGGTTTAGTAAAAAGGTGATTGGCTCATCAATTAAAGAATTTTTTGATGAATTTGCTCCAAATGTTAAAAATGCACTGTATAAAAGTTCGTTTAACTTTGAATTTAACAATCTTGAATATGAAGTTCAAGTTTGACCACTGAAAAATACAATTAGCATTCGTGATGTAACTTATGAAAGTAACATTATAAAGGAATCAAAACAACAAAAAATTGTAATTGGTGAAATTGAAATTGATAACTTTCAACTTTATCAATCTATTTTAAGTGAAGAACAATTATTCAATATTAACAAATGTATTATTAACTCAATTGAAAAATACGTTAAAGATCCTGAATATAATTTATTCTATCGTCAATATACGAACGGAAAATACGTGATTATTTGCAATGAATTGACTTTGGAAAAATTACTAGAGGACCAATTTAGAAGCTTTTTAAGTTTTAACGATTCGGACATTTTCATGCGTGATAATAATCGCTTAAGTATCTCAGCCGGATTCGCTAGGGGATGGCCGAGTTTGAATTTAAAAATCGAACAAGCTAAAAAAGCATTATTACAAGCTCAGAACCGGGGTGGGGACCAAGTAGCAATCTTTTCAAATGATTCAGTTCCTATTTACTTTGGTTCTTCAAGTGAAATTATGGCGGATAATAACCGTACTGAAATTAAATTGATCGCTCATTTATTTGAAAAGAAATTGCAATCAAGCGATATTCAAAATGTGATAATTTATGGTCACTCACTTTCTGATTTAGACGCAGTAGGAAGTGCTTACGCAATTTATAAAATTGCTAAAAATTATGGTAAAAGAGCAAATATTTGTAATTACACATTCGATTCGACTGCTGATAAGTTTTTACGTAGTCAAAACTTACTCAAGAGTGATATTTTTATTAAGTCTCATCTAGCGAATAAAATTACAAACGAACACACCTTGGTAGTATTTGTGGACAATTCAAATCCAAATCGTACCGATAATAAGGATGCAATTTTAAATGCTAAGGCGGAAAATATTTTTATTTTCGATCACCACCGTGTTGGAGAAAGTGTTGATTTTTGTCCGCGTAGCAATCGTTATATTGATCCAAATGCTTCAAGTGCGTGTGAAATTGTGACTGAATTGATTACATTTATGAATACCAATAATAAGATTTCTGCTAATACAGCACAATTTTTATTAAACGGAATTTACTTAGATACAGCACAATTCACAAAATCAGTTACACCAAGAGCCTTTAGTGCTTCGTCATGATTGGAGTCTAAAGGTGCTCGTGGTTCATTAAGTAGTGAATTATTAAAAATTGATGAAAAAACAGCAAAAATAGTTCAAGATTTATTAAAGAATGTTCAAGAAATCAAAAAAGGATATTATTTAGCCTATAGCAATATTGAAGTGGAAAATGACATTATTAGTATTGCAGCTAATGAAATTTTAAAAATAAGCGGACGTCATGCGAGTTTTGTGGTGGCCAAGTTAAGCAGTACCAACAAATACAAATTAAGTGCTCGCGGAATGAATACAAACGTCCAAGTAATCTGTGAAGCAGTTGGAGGTGGTGGACACTTTAGTACAGCAGCTGCAGTAACCAACGAACCGTTAGATGTGTTCGTGGACAACATAAAACAAGCAATAGTAGGGAGTTTAAGAGATGAAAGTAATATTGATTAAAGACTGTAAAGATGGAAAAGCAAACACAATTATTGAAGTAGCCCCAGGGTACGCTAAAAACTTTTTAATTAATAAAGGGTTTGCATTACCATACAATGAATCAACTGCAAAAACATTAGAACGTAAATTAAATGAATTAAGTGCTGAAGAACACGAAAGAAGATCAAAAGCACTTGAATTAAAATCTAAATTAGAGGAAGTTAAATTAGAATATACACTTGAAGCTAATACTGATGCCAATTACAACTTAAACGTACATGGTTCAGTTTCGACAAAACACGTTGAAAAAGATTTAGCTAAATTAGGTTTCAAATTAGGAAAGCATGCAATTGAAAAAGTGCACTTAGTTTCTGAAGGTACTCACGAAATTAAAGTAGTTATTTATAAAGATATTACAGCGAAATTATTTATTAAAATCAAAATTAAAGAAATTAAATAACGGTAACTCAAATGAGTCAATCAAATAATTATATGAAACCACCAATTCAGATTGGGACAGTTAACAATCATCAGGGACAAATTCAAAATTTTACTTTTGACACGTCTAAATTACATGATATTGAATTAGAAGAAAAAATTTTAGGGATGATTTTAGCTAATGTTGAGATTTTGCATGAGTCCCTTATGTACCTTAGTGAAGAAGATTTTTATTTTATTGATAATAAAAATTTATTCTTGGTATTTAAACAGTTACAAAATCGTGCACAAGAATTAAAAACAATCAATATTAATGATGTTTTTACATTTATCGAACGCAATTTTAATGAAAATCACACACGTAAAATCACCTTATCATTTTTATCAAAAATCGCATTAAAAGCAGGTAATTACGACAATAAATTACTTTATTTTGAAGAATTAACCAAACTAACTAGTTTGCGAAAAATCTATAGTACTTTAGTTCATTCATTAAATAAATTAAATAACCCCGCAAATCTTGAAGTAAAAGATTTTGCTGCAGAAATTGAAGCTCAAATCACCGAAGCGAATTCAAATCGGAGCTTATCTTCATTTACTAGTATTTCCGATGCAGCAAACGAATACATCAGGGACTTGCAATACCGTCGTAATCTAGATGAAAATCATTTAGCAGGTGTCCCCTCTGGGATTCATAACTTAGACATTATGACACAAGGTTTTAAATCTGGTGAGCTCATTATTTTAGCTGCTAGGCCAGCGATGGGAAAGACTGCTTTTGCATTAAACATTTGTGTTAATGCTGCTTTAAGTAACCGAAGAGTTGCCTTTTTCAGTTTGGAGATGAGTAATATTCAACTTATGAGTCGGATTTTTTCCATTGTTTCCGGAGTTGAGGGAAATAAATTAAAAAAAGCAAGTCTTTTGGACTCACAAGATTGGACACGTTTATCAATTGCAAAACAAACTAAAATTGACCAAATGAACTTTTTTATAGATGATTCGAGTTCTTCAAAAATTGCCGAAATCGCTTGAAAAGCACGTCGTTTGAAAAAACTACATAATATTGATTTAATTGTGGTCGATTATCTGCAATTAATGACCGGTTCATCAAGGTCAAATGATAACCGTCAAAACGAGGTTTCGAAAATTTCTAGAACTCTCAAAGAACTCTCGCGTGAATTAGAAATTCCAATTATTGCACTTTCGCAATTGAGCAGAAGTGTGGAACAAAGAGAGGACAAACGTCCAATTCTTTCAGACTTGCGTGAAAGTGGAAGTATCGAACAAGACGCAGACATGGTTATGTTCCTATATCGAAACGATTATTATCAAAAGAAGCAAAATGAACGAATTTCAGATGAAATTGGTTCTGAAACAGATTTAATAATTGCAAAACACAGAAGTGGACCGACTGGATCGATCAAATTACGCTTTAATATGTCAATTTCTCGTTTTAGTGATCCGGTTGTTTCACTTAATAACACACAATTATTTAATAACAATAACAAATAAAAAACGAATTTTATAACAGGAGTTTAAAATGGATAGTTATTCCCGAAGTTGCAACAAAATAAGTAATATCAAAAAGGAGATTTCTCATGAGTAAAATTCTCCTAATAAGCTTATTTATAGTTGTATTATTATTCTTTATTCTTAGTGCAATTTTTAGTGGTGCCGAAACCGCTTATACATCAATTTCGATGGCAAAAGTGCACACAATGGTAGAAAATAATGAAGCAAGAGCAAAATTAATTCATAAACAACTCAAAAGATATAATCAAATTCTCACAACTATTTTAATCGCAAATAATATTGTTAATATTGGTTCTGCGACTTTAACAAGTTTTATTTTAAATCAACTTATTGGTAGCGGTGCACTCGTAACAATTGTCACCACCGCTTTAGTTACTCCAATTTTAGTGATTTTTAGTGAGATAATTCCAAAATTATTAGGTAAGAGTCATCCAGTTAAATACTTACAAATTTTTGGATACTTCATTGAATTTATTTACTGAGTTTTATGAATCTTTGCTTATCCATTAGGGAAGATTGGTAAAAAGGTTTATATAACAAATTCAGAAGATGAATTGAAAAAAATGATTGAAATAGCTCGTAATGAGGGAGTGCTTCAATCTGGGGAAAGTCTACTTGCACAAAATGCCCTTGACTTAGACTCGACCAAAGTTTCACAACATTATTTACGTCTTAAAGATGTGACCAGCATCGATTATCGTGCTAGCGTCCAAGATGCTTTAGAGCTATTCAAGGAGACTAATTATTCACGTATCCCAGTGGTCAAAAAAGACGAATTAATTGGAATTATAATGTTAAAAGATCTATATCATCTTAAACGCGGTAAGATTATTAACTATATTATTCATGTCCCTTTTATTTCAACTAATTCTGTTTTAACTAGTGCTTTGGAAAAATTAAGACGAGCTAGAGTACAGATGGGATTTGTTGTTGAAAATAACAACTCAACCAGAGTCTTGGGAATAATTACCGTTGAAGACATTATTGAAGAGCTAGTTGGTGAAATTTACGATGAAACTGACGAAGCTGAATCAATTTTTGAAATTTCACTTGAACAAAGTGAGGTTCATGCAAATGTCAAGGTCAAAGATGTCTTTAAACAATTAGATATTGATGATGACACTTTAGATGATGAAGATTACGAATTGACTTTAGGTAAATGAATGTTGAAAAT is from Mycoplasmopsis pullorum and encodes:
- a CDS encoding ABC transporter ATP-binding protein; translation: MRSKRDKKVDVIYNQIKSVSWWDQTKGYRTVSFLSAFFVILEVVIQLFMPKVNAYLLQDSFDTSNGKVILAQLFKWGSILFSLAIGSIIFGVLSGIASSKGAAGIARNLRMNMFANIQKFSFSNLDKYTTGSLMIRLTNDITNVQNAYMQIIRTLVRAPIMLVGAIVMAFTINTKMATIFLGAVLALTIMLSLIIGFAFPLFGKMLKSYDRLNNKIKENIYAIKTIKAFVTEEKELEEVQNLTARLKKISIKSERLVALNSPVLFLTIYGLTFLILFVGTKSVVSRNMEWSELIALISYMWQVVMSLMLASMVFVMVTIAHQSSIRIKEVLNEKPSITSPQNGKKEILDGSIEFNNVSFKYNSDTNIKNLKNINLKINSGETIGIIGKTGSGKSTLVQLLPRLYDISEGELKIAGTPIQEYDLMNLRDAISIVLQKNTLFKGTLRENMKWGNLSASDEEIKTALKNSAAYDFVFSKDEGLNQIVEEKGNNFSGGQKQRLCIARALIKKPKILILDDSTSAVDNRTQKLIQNAFEKNLKDTTKLIIAQRINSIEHADKIIVMNNGEIEAFGTHNELLKNNKFYHGLYVSQTQEGDNE
- a CDS encoding DHH family phosphoesterase; the protein is MTNKQKMIIWILSSLVALSLAIFFTVFTFYSQNLIVFRILAFLTILAFLSIFIVVVYFAINNFAKSRDLVKKSFNNYIEDIITNNNFGIIIFDSSEKILWMSNFIRARFSKKVIGSSIKEFFDEFAPNVKNALYKSSFNFEFNNLEYEVQVWPLKNTISIRDVTYESNIIKESKQQKIVIGEIEIDNFQLYQSILSEEQLFNINKCIINSIEKYVKDPEYNLFYRQYTNGKYVIICNELTLEKLLEDQFRSFLSFNDSDIFMRDNNRLSISAGFARGWPSLNLKIEQAKKALLQAQNRGGDQVAIFSNDSVPIYFGSSSEIMADNNRTEIKLIAHLFEKKLQSSDIQNVIIYGHSLSDLDAVGSAYAIYKIAKNYGKRANICNYTFDSTADKFLRSQNLLKSDIFIKSHLANKITNEHTLVVFVDNSNPNRTDNKDAILNAKAENIFIFDHHRVGESVDFCPRSNRYIDPNASSACEIVTELITFMNTNNKISANTAQFLLNGIYLDTAQFTKSVTPRAFSASSWLESKGARGSLSSELLKIDEKTAKIVQDLLKNVQEIKKGYYLAYSNIEVENDIISIAANEILKISGRHASFVVAKLSSTNKYKLSARGMNTNVQVICEAVGGGGHFSTAAAVTNEPLDVFVDNIKQAIVGSLRDESNID
- the rplI gene encoding 50S ribosomal protein L9 encodes the protein MKVILIKDCKDGKANTIIEVAPGYAKNFLINKGFALPYNESTAKTLERKLNELSAEEHERRSKALELKSKLEEVKLEYTLEANTDANYNLNVHGSVSTKHVEKDLAKLGFKLGKHAIEKVHLVSEGTHEIKVVIYKDITAKLFIKIKIKEIK
- the dnaB gene encoding replicative DNA helicase produces the protein MSQSNNYMKPPIQIGTVNNHQGQIQNFTFDTSKLHDIELEEKILGMILANVEILHESLMYLSEEDFYFIDNKNLFLVFKQLQNRAQELKTININDVFTFIERNFNENHTRKITLSFLSKIALKAGNYDNKLLYFEELTKLTSLRKIYSTLVHSLNKLNNPANLEVKDFAAEIEAQITEANSNRSLSSFTSISDAANEYIRDLQYRRNLDENHLAGVPSGIHNLDIMTQGFKSGELIILAARPAMGKTAFALNICVNAALSNRRVAFFSLEMSNIQLMSRIFSIVSGVEGNKLKKASLLDSQDWTRLSIAKQTKIDQMNFFIDDSSSSKIAEIAWKARRLKKLHNIDLIVVDYLQLMTGSSRSNDNRQNEVSKISRTLKELSRELEIPIIALSQLSRSVEQREDKRPILSDLRESGSIEQDADMVMFLYRNDYYQKKQNERISDEIGSETDLIIAKHRSGPTGSIKLRFNMSISRFSDPVVSLNNTQLFNNNNK